A genome region from Dolichospermum compactum NIES-806 includes the following:
- a CDS encoding ribbon-helix-helix domain-containing protein, with protein sequence MKTETVRTTLTIPRELLEATDKAVLQGKAKSRNDFVAQALRRELALQKRSEIDAALAEMANDPDYQAEVLKLEVEFATAQWEALQLGESPR encoded by the coding sequence ATGAAAACAGAAACCGTTCGCACGACGCTAACCATTCCTAGAGAACTCCTAGAAGCTACAGACAAGGCGGTTTTACAAGGAAAGGCTAAGAGTCGGAATGATTTTGTCGCTCAAGCTTTACGAAGAGAATTAGCCTTACAGAAACGGTCTGAAATTGATGCCGCATTGGCGGAAATGGCTAATGATCCAGATTATCAGGCAGAGGTATTAAAACTAGAGGTAGAATTTGCTACGGCGCAGTGGGAGGCGTTGCAGTTAGGGGAATCTCCAAGATGA
- a CDS encoding type II toxin-antitoxin system PemK/MazF family toxin, translated as MRRGEVYDARLEMTEGSEQGGTRPVIIVSRDVINLSSPVVLAVPCTTYQDGKRVYPTQVLILSPDGGLKKDSIAMADQVRVLSKTRFLRLRGILSEVVMAHLEQALLIALDLPGCE; from the coding sequence ATGAGAAGGGGCGAGGTGTATGATGCACGTCTAGAAATGACTGAAGGCTCGGAACAGGGAGGAACTCGTCCGGTGATTATTGTTAGTCGTGATGTGATTAATCTATCTAGCCCTGTAGTTTTAGCAGTACCTTGTACCACCTATCAAGACGGAAAGCGAGTCTACCCTACTCAAGTTTTGATTTTATCACCAGATGGTGGACTAAAGAAAGACTCGATCGCTATGGCAGATCAAGTGCGGGTATTATCTAAAACCCGCTTTTTGCGTTTAAGAGGAATTCTTTCTGAGGTGGTGATGGCACATCTAGAGCAAGCGTTGTTAATTGCGTTAGATTTGCCAGGATGTGAATAA
- a CDS encoding Dethiobiotin synthetase, whose product MNYEIARKLLIDQTSSLDNPDTLLSRLQQGKPPVPGQVTSTLLALKVVFEALKTAPNLDRELAFALYQLAVKAQRFFAAGRKAGVEWPPLLNEDLVRISLGAESIFSGTWQTL is encoded by the coding sequence ATGAACTACGAAATAGCACGGAAACTACTCATAGACCAAACCAGCAGTCTAGATAATCCAGATACTCTGTTGAGTCGTTTACAACAAGGTAAACCTCCTGTTCCTGGTCAAGTTACTTCCACCCTGTTAGCTTTAAAGGTGGTATTTGAGGCTTTAAAAACAGCACCAAACCTAGACAGAGAACTGGCTTTTGCTTTATATCAGTTGGCTGTAAAGGCGCAAAGATTTTTTGCTGCGGGACGAAAAGCAGGTGTAGAGTGGCCTCCCCTGCTTAATGAGGATTTAGTCCGGATTTCTTTGGGGGCTGAAAGTATTTTTTCTGGAACATGGCAAACTTTATGA
- a CDS encoding zinc-dependent alcohol dehydrogenase has protein sequence MLAALLYGQEDLRLEQVPDPTPQAGEVVIQVEAATTCGTDLKVWRRGGHAKMLTPPTLFGHEGAGRIVAVGTGVTNWRVGDRVVANNSAPCMKCFFCQRKEYSLCPHLTWNNGTFAEYLKIPAPIVRHNLLLVPDHLPLVLAAMTEPLACVLHGISRSGAKPDDKVVILGDGAIGLMFVAVLAEYTEVILWGGNNQRLEIGEKLGAAKTFNYHQVTDTAHTVKELTAGWGADIVIEATGVPSVWETAIACGRPGATINLFGGCPRDSTITVNTEQLHYSELTLKGVFHNTPEYVKAALSLIASGTIPFDLLIGEHRPLQDLEQVFMDMKARKVIKVAMV, from the coding sequence TTGTTAGCAGCATTACTCTACGGACAAGAGGATTTACGCCTAGAACAAGTTCCTGACCCCACTCCTCAAGCCGGTGAGGTGGTGATTCAGGTGGAAGCAGCCACGACTTGTGGGACAGATTTGAAGGTATGGCGACGTGGTGGCCATGCCAAAATGTTGACACCGCCGACACTGTTTGGTCATGAAGGTGCGGGGCGGATTGTGGCTGTTGGTACTGGGGTGACGAATTGGCGGGTAGGCGATCGCGTGGTGGCAAATAATTCTGCACCCTGCATGAAATGTTTCTTTTGTCAACGCAAAGAATATTCTTTATGCCCCCATCTAACTTGGAATAATGGGACATTTGCGGAATATCTGAAAATTCCTGCTCCTATAGTTAGGCATAATTTGTTACTAGTTCCTGATCATTTGCCCCTAGTATTAGCGGCGATGACTGAACCTTTAGCTTGTGTGTTGCATGGTATCAGCCGTTCTGGAGCCAAACCCGATGACAAAGTAGTGATTTTGGGTGATGGGGCGATTGGTTTGATGTTTGTGGCAGTATTAGCAGAATATACTGAGGTGATATTGTGGGGTGGGAATAATCAACGGTTAGAAATTGGTGAAAAACTGGGTGCAGCCAAGACTTTTAATTATCATCAAGTGACGGATACTGCCCACACAGTGAAGGAATTAACCGCTGGTTGGGGTGCAGATATCGTGATAGAGGCTACTGGTGTGCCGAGTGTCTGGGAAACGGCGATCGCTTGCGGTCGTCCTGGTGCAACTATCAATTTATTTGGTGGTTGTCCAAGAGATAGCACAATTACTGTCAATACCGAACAATTGCACTATAGTGAACTTACTCTCAAAGGCGTATTTCACAATACACCAGAATATGTGAAAGCTGCCTTATCACTCATCGCTAGTGGTACAATTCCTTTTGACTTGCTCATTGGTGAACACCGACCTTTGCAGGATCTAGAACAGGTATTTATGGATATGAAGGCGCGGAAAGTCATTAAGGTAGCAATGGTTTGA
- the xth gene encoding exodeoxyribonuclease III, with the protein MKIATWNVNSVRTRLEQVINWLRENPVDVLCLQETKVIDQDFPSIAFENLGYYPYISGQKSYNGVALISRQPLTDVIMGFSPILPELPSAWDEQKRVITGLLEGVRIVNLYVPNGSSIGSEKYEYKLGWLKILKEYLQTLILSNPAISLCGDFNIALEDIDINDKVKIDNHIMASELERQALRDVLNVGFADAFRKFNSEGENYSWWDYRTSAFKRNLGWRIDHHYLTPILYERAQSCVIDIEPRKLVQPSDHTPVIVEF; encoded by the coding sequence ATGAAAATTGCTACTTGGAATGTGAATTCTGTTAGAACACGTTTAGAACAGGTTATCAATTGGTTAAGAGAAAATCCTGTTGATGTTTTGTGTTTACAAGAAACTAAAGTCATAGATCAGGACTTTCCCAGTATCGCGTTTGAAAATTTAGGCTATTATCCGTATATTTCTGGACAAAAATCCTATAATGGCGTGGCTTTGATTAGTCGTCAACCTTTGACAGATGTAATTATGGGTTTTAGTCCTATTTTACCGGAATTACCATCAGCATGGGATGAACAAAAACGGGTGATTACAGGTCTACTTGAGGGAGTCAGAATTGTGAATCTTTACGTTCCCAATGGTTCATCTATCGGTAGCGAAAAGTATGAATATAAGTTAGGCTGGTTAAAAATACTCAAAGAATATTTACAGACATTAATATTATCCAACCCAGCTATTTCTCTGTGTGGTGATTTTAATATTGCCCTAGAAGATATAGATATTAATGATAAAGTAAAGATAGATAATCACATCATGGCATCGGAATTAGAACGTCAAGCTTTACGAGATGTTCTGAATGTAGGTTTTGCAGATGCTTTTCGTAAATTCAACAGCGAAGGAGAAAATTATAGTTGGTGGGATTATCGCACGTCTGCTTTTAAGCGTAATTTAGGTTGGCGAATAGATCACCATTATCTCACACCAATCTTGTATGAACGCGCTCAAAGTTGTGTTATTGATATTGAACCGCGAAAGTTAGTTCAACCAAGTGATCATACACCAGTGATTGTGGAATTTTAG
- a CDS encoding response regulator — protein MLDNRMPELTGTQVYQQLQEQKIDLTTILVTAYGDIEELASSLGIVHFLRKPIDISELILVIESASETGGNKQ, from the coding sequence ATCTTAGATAATAGGATGCCTGAACTAACAGGAACTCAAGTATATCAACAATTACAGGAACAAAAGATTGATTTAACTACTATTTTAGTAACCGCTTATGGAGATATAGAGGAATTAGCCAGTTCTTTGGGTATAGTACATTTTCTCAGAAAGCCAATTGATATTTCAGAACTAATTCTAGTTATTGAATCAGCCTCTGAAACAGGGGGTAATAAGCAATAG
- a CDS encoding alpha-mannosidase, whose protein sequence is MNLPVSSLNTKSISTAIEILRSCCQVDIQSNWRYQEADGVITDFIPFSLTDWQPVELNEKTHVSWTGGKRVLWLGQKFSVPEHLHNFPLTSLSLRLALVWWADAAEVYVNSKLVLTGDLFDSSPRVLLSPSVSPGDEFTIALRLVSPGHCDGALMRSLAIYESTDYNNPDAGFIADELAVTEILLQNSAPEKLPTLATEVEKVTNRKDAENQDWKTYLVNLRQTYLSLAEFINAQKYKINLLGHAHLDLAWLWPVEETWKAVQNTFESALQLQQDFPELIFCHTTPALYAWIEENRPDLFRKIQDQVTAGKWEVLGGFWVEPDLNLIAGESIVRQLLYGQRYFLQKFGKVSSVVWVPDTFGFCATLPQFFANAGIECFVTQKLRWNDTTKFDYDLFWWRSPDGSQTLSFMSAPIGETIEPVKMTKYACDWKTQTGLQNSLWLPGVGDHGGGPTRDMLETARRWKHSPIFPKLEFTTSEKYVQQIKSSTQNLPVWEDELYLEFHRGCYTTHADQKRWNRKSEHLLYSAELFATLANILCAAEFPKTEIETAWKKVSFNQFHDILPGTSITQVYADALPEWEAVEKSGTKILENSLTVIASTVNIPQLPNPESIPVIIFNPLNWERSQVVTIDLSKIITTDYPTWKVADIQGKKILSQNSENSTLLFFATIPSIGYSIFWLSPSTPQPKTFPKNWILENEYLQIEVNPETGDLKSVFDKTQQREILTGAGNQLQAFSDSGQYWDAWNIDPHYNTKPLPATELKSIQWQEYGEIHQRLRVVRQLGKSEFCQDYILELGSPILKIANTVNWQENQVLVKTAFPLNLQAEFATYEIPCGAIRRSTNPQTPAEKAKWEVPALHWADLTTDTDTEKYGVSLLNDCKYGYDAKPNQLRLTLLRSSHWPDSQADKGIHEFTYSLYPHLNSWEEAETVKRSYELNVPFQILVNPINYQSRLNACQSKSFLSLSADNFILMALKPSENDPEKFILRFYECYGQTAELSLQSEILNLENPTDLLENNIKLSAINPVNKNIYPWKIVTFQATSSKIQE, encoded by the coding sequence ATGAATCTTCCTGTATCCTCATTAAATACCAAATCTATATCCACAGCAATTGAAATTCTGCGTTCTTGTTGTCAAGTTGATATCCAGTCAAACTGGCGATATCAGGAAGCTGACGGGGTGATTACTGATTTTATCCCATTTAGTTTAACTGATTGGCAACCTGTGGAACTAAATGAAAAAACTCATGTTTCTTGGACGGGGGGAAAACGGGTATTATGGTTAGGACAAAAATTTTCTGTTCCTGAACATTTACACAATTTTCCGTTAACGAGTTTGTCTTTGCGGTTGGCGTTGGTATGGTGGGCGGATGCGGCAGAAGTATATGTTAATAGTAAGCTAGTATTGACTGGAGATTTGTTCGATTCTTCCCCGCGAGTGTTGTTGAGTCCAAGTGTCAGTCCTGGTGATGAGTTTACCATAGCTTTGCGGTTAGTGAGTCCGGGACATTGCGACGGGGCGTTGATGCGATCGCTGGCAATTTACGAGTCAACAGACTACAATAATCCTGATGCTGGTTTTATTGCTGATGAATTAGCAGTTACGGAAATTCTTTTACAAAACTCCGCACCAGAAAAGTTACCAACTTTAGCGACAGAAGTTGAGAAAGTTACAAATCGCAAAGACGCAGAAAATCAAGACTGGAAAACATATCTTGTCAATTTACGACAAACTTATTTGAGTTTAGCTGAGTTTATCAACGCCCAAAAATATAAAATCAATTTATTAGGTCATGCACATTTAGATTTAGCATGGTTATGGCCTGTGGAAGAAACTTGGAAAGCAGTACAAAATACTTTTGAGTCAGCTTTACAACTGCAACAGGATTTTCCCGAATTAATTTTCTGTCATACCACACCGGCGTTGTATGCTTGGATAGAAGAAAATCGTCCCGACTTGTTTCGAAAAATTCAAGATCAAGTTACAGCCGGAAAATGGGAAGTTTTGGGTGGTTTTTGGGTAGAACCGGATTTGAATTTAATTGCGGGTGAGTCTATAGTGCGTCAGTTATTATATGGACAAAGGTATTTTCTCCAGAAGTTCGGAAAAGTATCTTCTGTAGTTTGGGTTCCCGACACCTTTGGTTTTTGTGCGACGCTACCCCAATTTTTTGCAAATGCGGGAATTGAGTGCTTTGTAACTCAGAAACTCCGCTGGAATGATACAACTAAATTTGATTATGACTTATTTTGGTGGCGATCGCCTGATGGCAGTCAAACATTAAGTTTCATGTCTGCACCTATCGGCGAAACCATCGAACCAGTTAAAATGACCAAATACGCTTGTGACTGGAAAACTCAAACAGGGTTACAAAATTCCCTTTGGCTTCCCGGAGTCGGTGATCATGGTGGTGGACCAACCCGTGATATGCTGGAAACTGCACGACGGTGGAAACATTCCCCAATTTTCCCCAAGTTAGAATTTACAACTTCCGAAAAATATGTTCAGCAAATAAAATCATCAACTCAAAACTTACCAGTTTGGGAAGACGAACTTTATTTAGAATTTCACCGAGGATGTTATACTACCCACGCAGACCAAAAACGCTGGAATCGCAAATCTGAACATCTATTATATAGTGCTGAATTATTCGCAACTTTAGCAAATATACTTTGCGCTGCAGAATTTCCGAAAACAGAAATAGAAACCGCGTGGAAAAAAGTTTCATTTAACCAGTTTCATGACATTCTCCCCGGTACTTCCATTACCCAAGTTTACGCAGACGCTTTACCAGAATGGGAAGCAGTAGAAAAATCAGGAACGAAAATACTAGAAAACTCATTAACAGTGATCGCCTCCACAGTCAACATACCACAACTTCCCAACCCTGAGAGCATCCCCGTCATAATTTTTAACCCTCTCAACTGGGAACGTTCCCAAGTTGTCACCATTGACTTATCAAAAATCATCACCACAGATTACCCAACCTGGAAAGTTGCTGATATTCAAGGAAAAAAAATCCTCTCCCAAAACAGCGAAAACTCAACCTTATTATTTTTCGCAACCATACCATCTATAGGTTACAGCATTTTCTGGCTGTCTCCATCTACCCCCCAACCCAAAACATTCCCGAAAAATTGGATTTTAGAAAACGAATATTTGCAAATTGAAGTTAACCCCGAAACCGGAGATTTAAAAAGTGTCTTTGACAAAACCCAACAACGAGAAATTTTAACCGGTGCAGGAAATCAACTTCAAGCTTTTAGCGACAGTGGACAATATTGGGATGCTTGGAACATAGATCCACATTATAACACAAAACCCCTACCTGCAACCGAATTAAAATCAATTCAATGGCAAGAATATGGAGAAATTCACCAACGATTGCGAGTAGTCCGTCAACTCGGAAAATCGGAATTTTGTCAAGATTACATTTTAGAACTTGGTTCACCAATTTTGAAAATAGCTAATACTGTAAATTGGCAAGAAAATCAGGTATTAGTAAAAACAGCCTTCCCTCTCAATCTTCAAGCCGAATTTGCCACTTATGAAATCCCCTGCGGTGCTATTCGTCGTTCCACAAATCCCCAAACTCCCGCAGAAAAGGCAAAATGGGAAGTACCCGCATTACATTGGGCAGATTTAACCACAGATACAGATACAGAGAAATACGGAGTTAGTCTCCTCAATGATTGTAAATATGGTTACGATGCTAAACCTAACCAACTGCGTCTCACCTTACTAAGAAGTTCCCATTGGCCAGACTCCCAAGCAGATAAAGGAATACACGAATTTACCTATAGCTTGTATCCTCATTTAAACAGTTGGGAAGAAGCAGAAACTGTCAAACGTAGTTATGAGTTGAATGTTCCTTTTCAAATATTAGTAAACCCAATCAACTATCAATCTAGATTAAACGCTTGTCAAAGCAAAAGTTTTCTATCTTTATCAGCAGATAATTTCATCTTAATGGCACTCAAACCCAGTGAAAATGATCCAGAAAAGTTTATTCTTCGCTTTTATGAATGTTATGGACAAACAGCAGAATTATCTTTGCAAAGCGAGATTTTAAATTTAGAAAACCCAACCGATTTATTAGAAAATAATATCAAACTTTCCGCAATAAATCCAGTAAATAAAAATATTTACCCTTGGAAAATTGTGACATTTCAAGCCACATCCAGCAAAATTCAGGAGTAG
- a CDS encoding NYN domain-containing protein has product MSRSIVPAVLLVDGYNIIGTWPCLIKTRDHAGLEAARGELVEAMTNYSAFQGYETQVVFDAQYQNSPSNRETITNFLTVYYTDFGQTADTYIEKTCASLRHQIAQCLISRMIVATSDRAQQLTVQGYGAEWLSAHQLCGEVETTVCRMRHRYQSQKQPKSRFLVNGIDPQARQRLTELRMRL; this is encoded by the coding sequence ATGTCTCGTTCCATAGTCCCGGCCGTTCTCTTAGTAGACGGTTACAATATTATAGGCACTTGGCCTTGCTTGATAAAAACCCGTGATCATGCCGGACTTGAGGCTGCACGGGGTGAATTAGTGGAAGCAATGACTAATTATAGTGCTTTCCAAGGTTATGAAACTCAGGTAGTATTTGATGCTCAATATCAAAACTCTCCTAGTAACAGAGAAACTATTACAAATTTTTTAACAGTATATTATACGGATTTTGGCCAGACCGCAGACACATATATAGAAAAAACCTGTGCGTCTCTCCGTCACCAAATAGCCCAATGTTTAATTTCCCGCATGATTGTCGCTACATCAGATCGAGCGCAGCAGTTAACAGTCCAGGGATATGGTGCTGAGTGGTTATCAGCGCATCAACTATGTGGCGAAGTAGAAACTACTGTTTGTCGAATGCGCCATAGGTATCAGTCGCAAAAACAACCTAAAAGTAGATTCTTGGTGAATGGAATTGATCCTCAAGCCAGACAACGGCTGACGGAATTACGAATGCGATTATAA
- a CDS encoding phosphate-starvation-inducible PsiE family protein — MPQRIIIEVNNWFRRDRIVRNLELFQDIIVISLCMSLFCVMLIRLGDMFLSFLRPLDLRQVTSDILFILILVELFRLLVDYLQERSISVGAAVEITIVSALREVILRGVLEISRDQLFGLSVFLLVLSGIFLALPWMPRLLEQVKINRHETVEPESYSIIQESGVRSQE; from the coding sequence ATGCCACAGCGGATAATTATAGAAGTCAATAATTGGTTTAGACGAGATAGAATTGTTCGTAACTTAGAACTTTTTCAGGATATTATTGTGATCTCCCTTTGCATGAGTTTATTTTGTGTGATGCTCATTCGATTAGGAGATATGTTTTTATCGTTTTTACGTCCATTAGATTTACGGCAAGTCACATCTGATATTCTGTTTATTTTGATATTAGTAGAACTGTTTCGGTTATTAGTTGATTACCTCCAAGAACGCAGTATATCCGTAGGTGCAGCCGTAGAAATTACGATTGTTTCGGCTTTGCGGGAGGTAATTTTACGTGGTGTATTAGAAATTTCCCGCGATCAACTTTTTGGACTTTCTGTATTTCTATTAGTTTTATCAGGAATTTTTCTAGCTTTACCTTGGATGCCTCGTTTATTAGAACAGGTGAAAATTAATAGACATGAGACAGTAGAACCAGAATCATACAGCATAATTCAGGAGTCAGGAGTCAGGAGTCAGGAGTAA
- a CDS encoding carbohydrate ABC transporter permease gives MSKLTSKQWILIKHKITPYLFLLPALIILILTVFWPAIQAFYLSFTNYENIGDPPQWIGFKNFLRLSKDPVFWQTLQNTFVYLIGVVPILVFLPLALAILVNQRLRGMNWFRTAYYTPVVISMVVAGIAWKWLYAENGLLNQILKTLGIFPDGIPWLTSPDKILGIVPISLASIMAVTIWKGLGYYMVIYLAGLQAIPADIYEAAAIDGSDSVRKHWDITLPLMQPYLALVAVISAISATKVFEEVYIMTQGGPLNSSKTIVYYLYEQAFGNLEISYACTIGLVLFLIILGLSILRLVINQDGNDFSV, from the coding sequence ATGTCTAAATTAACATCAAAACAATGGATTTTAATCAAACACAAAATTACACCATATTTGTTTTTATTACCTGCCTTAATTATCTTAATATTAACTGTTTTTTGGCCAGCAATTCAAGCATTTTATCTCAGTTTTACCAACTATGAAAATATAGGAGATCCTCCTCAATGGATTGGCTTTAAAAATTTCCTACGTTTATCGAAAGATCCGGTTTTTTGGCAAACATTACAAAATACATTTGTTTATCTAATTGGTGTTGTTCCTATTTTAGTATTTTTACCCTTAGCTTTAGCAATTTTAGTGAATCAAAGACTGCGGGGAATGAATTGGTTTAGAACAGCATATTATACCCCAGTTGTAATTTCTATGGTAGTAGCTGGGATAGCTTGGAAATGGTTGTATGCAGAAAACGGATTGCTGAATCAAATTCTCAAAACTTTAGGGATTTTTCCCGACGGAATTCCCTGGTTAACAAGTCCTGATAAGATATTGGGAATTGTTCCCATTTCCTTAGCTAGTATTATGGCTGTAACAATTTGGAAAGGTTTAGGCTATTATATGGTAATTTATTTAGCTGGATTACAAGCCATTCCCGCTGATATTTATGAAGCTGCGGCTATTGATGGTTCAGATAGTGTTCGTAAACATTGGGATATTACCTTACCATTAATGCAACCCTATTTAGCTTTAGTGGCTGTAATTTCGGCGATTTCAGCAACTAAAGTTTTTGAAGAAGTTTATATTATGACTCAAGGCGGACCACTCAATAGTTCTAAGACTATTGTTTATTATTTGTATGAACAAGCATTTGGTAATTTAGAAATTAGCTATGCTTGTACCATTGGTTTGGTGCTATTTTTAATTATTTTAGGTTTATCAATTTTAAGATTAGTTATCAATCAAGATGGGAATGATTTTAGTGTTTAA
- the prmC gene encoding peptide chain release factor N(5)-glutamine methyltransferase, translated as MLKPNYKVSGLELWLWRKTAIQAAIAAEISPMEVDWLLLTIANLDRLALRLESFKTWQEIPVQFSLTDLEQLWKRRLDDRLPVQYIAGMTAWRKFQLTVSNAVLIPRPETEILIDLAVAAANDEVKTGHWADLGTGSGAISIGLAEVLTDAMIHAVDISPAALAVAETNAENLGFRERIQFYQGSWWQPLESLKGQFSGMVSNPPYIPSDTVLTLQPEVVKHEPHLALDGGKDGLDYIRHLINVSPDYLRPGGLWLIEMMAGQAEMVRELLVSNGNYGNISIHADLAGIERFAVAYKENIV; from the coding sequence GGAGATATCACCAATGGAGGTAGATTGGCTCTTATTAACAATAGCTAATTTAGACCGCTTGGCGCTGCGGTTGGAGTCTTTCAAAACATGGCAGGAAATCCCCGTACAATTTTCTTTAACTGACTTAGAGCAATTATGGAAAAGGCGATTAGATGACCGTTTACCGGTTCAGTATATTGCGGGAATGACAGCTTGGCGAAAGTTTCAACTCACGGTATCCAATGCGGTTTTAATTCCTAGACCAGAAACAGAAATATTGATTGATTTGGCTGTGGCTGCTGCTAATGATGAGGTAAAAACAGGACATTGGGCGGATTTGGGAACGGGTAGTGGGGCGATATCCATCGGTTTAGCTGAAGTCTTGACAGATGCGATGATTCATGCTGTAGATATTAGTCCTGCTGCTTTAGCCGTAGCTGAAACCAATGCTGAAAATTTGGGTTTTCGGGAACGGATTCAATTTTATCAGGGTTCTTGGTGGCAACCTCTAGAATCTCTCAAGGGTCAGTTTAGCGGTATGGTATCCAATCCACCCTATATCCCTAGTGATACGGTCTTAACTTTACAGCCGGAAGTGGTGAAACATGAACCTCATTTAGCTTTAGATGGTGGTAAGGATGGTTTAGACTATATTCGTCATTTAATTAATGTTTCCCCTGATTATTTGCGTCCTGGGGGGCTGTGGTTAATTGAAATGATGGCAGGACAGGCGGAAATGGTGCGGGAATTATTGGTAAGTAATGGGAATTATGGCAATATTTCTATTCATGCTGATTTAGCGGGAATTGAACGTTTTGCTGTGGCTTATAAAGAAAATATTGTCTGA